TAATTGATTGCACAGGCCTATTCACTCTCATCCGAGGAGGACGTGATATGAAGAAGCTTCTTATGGTGGTAGGGGCATTGATGTTCGTCTCGCAGGCAGGGTTGGCCATGGCTGCCAATCCCGATACGGGGCCGGGGTGCGGTTTGGGCAAGCTGGCCTGGGCCGATTTCAAGAATCAAAAGAATATCGCGCCGCAGGTGATGATGGCGACCACCAACGGCAGTTTCGGCAGCGGGACTTTCGGCATCAGTTCCGGGACCTCCGGTTGTACGAACGACGGACAGGTGTGGGCCGACCAAAGGACCACGATGTTCGCGCTGCTGAATTTTGAAAACCTCACGCAGGAAATGGCGCAGGGGAAGGGAGAGCACCTTGCTTCCTTGGCGACGCTCATGGGCATTCCCGAAGAGCATCACCAGGCGTTCTTTTCGCTGACGCAGGAGCGCTATACGTCGCTGGTACAGACCGGCGAGACGTCATCCGTTGCGCTGGTGAAGGCGTTGAACGATGCCGTGAGCCAGAATCCCGTCCTTGCTCAAGCGGTCACTCGCTAATCTTTCCTGAACGGGGCTCCGGCCTTGCGCCGGGGCCCCGTTGTGTTTGCGCCCCATCGTGCATCTTTTCCTCACGTTCCTGATCCTCCTCCTGTCCGCCTCCGTCGTGTGGGGTGAGGAACGGGTGACCCCCTATCAAGACCGATTGATCGAGGAAGCGACCGCGCGTCGTCTGGCGGATCAGCGGGAATGGCGCCTGCTCCTGCATTATCGAGATGGCTGGTTCGGCGGAATCGAAAGCGAGCAGGACGATCCTGGGTTTTTCCTCTCGCCGAACGGGAAACGGGATCCGGAAGCCGAACTTGCCGCGACGTTGAAGCAGTTTTTCAGCGAGGAGTCGGTCGGCCGTTCGAAGCAACCGGCCCAGTGCGCGTTCATCGCCCGGTATGCGTGGTTGAGCGAGCAACTGCAGTTCGATCCGGCTCAGCTGAAGCCGCTTTCCTGTGAGCGGTTCAATCGCTGGTTCGCCGAGTTTCATGCGAAATCCATTTCCCTGATCTTTCCCGCCGCCTTTCTGAACAATCCGGCATCGATGTTCGGGCACACCTTTCTCCGGATCGATCAGGAAGGCCAGACCCCGCAGACCAGGTTGCTGGCGTACACCATCAATTACGCGGCTGAGGTGGAAGCAGGGTCCGACCTCCTGTATCCGATCCGCGGCATCTTCGGCGGCTATCGGGGGCTCTTTTCGACGATTCCCTATTACTTAAAGGTACAGGAGTACCGGGATATCGAGAACCGGGATATCTGGGAGTATCAGCTCAACTTTACGGAAACCCAAGTTCGGCGTCTCCTGATGCATGCGTGGGAAATGGGCAATGCGTCGTTCGATTATTTCTTCTTCAAGGAGAATTGCTCCTATCACCTATTGGCGTTGCTGGACTATGCGGATCCGTCCCTGCATCTGACGGACCACTTCGTCTTATGGACCGTGCCGGCCGATACGGTCCGACTTCTGTCGGCTCAGCCGGGTTTGGTGGCCGATCGGGTTTACCGGCCGTCCCGGGTGACCCTGATTCGACGGAAACGGGAACGATTGGGAGACGAAGAGTTCGGCTTGGTCAAGCAGCTGGTGGATGATCCGGCGGCGCTGAAGTCCGAGACGCTGACTTCACTGCAACCGGCGCGGCAGGCCTTTGTGTTGGACGTGGCCTCGGATTATTTGCGGTACCGGAGCGAAAACGATCCCGATCGCAGTCCCCTGTATCGTGATCGCAATCGGCAGATTTTGACGGCGCGCAGCGGACTGCGCATTCCCTCGGAGGACATCGAGATCGCCCCGTTCGCTAGGCAGCCTGAATTGGGACATGCCACCTCGCGCGCGGCAGTCGGGGGCGGATGGCGCAATAACGACACCTTTGAAGAACTCACCGTCCGTGCCGGCTATCACGACTTGTTGGACGCTGAACCAGGCTATACCCCGGATGCTCAATTGGAGCTGGTCTCGCTGACCCTGCGCCATTACGACAGGGCCGACCAGGCGCGGATCGAACGGGCGACCCTTGCGAACATCATGTCGCTTTCGCCGATGGATCGACTGTTTCATTCCCCGTCCTGGAAGCTGAATATCGGTCTGCAGACCATTCGGCATGGCGACTGCAAGCTCTGCAGCAACGGCGTGGCATCAGGGGGGATCGGGGTGGCGACTGAAACGCATGTGGTCAGACGCGAAGTGTACTTTGCGTTTGCCGAAGTGGAAGCTAATTACAGCAAGGCCTACGAGGAGCGCCATCGTGTCGGGGGCGGCGCATCCGCCGGCATGTATGCCGATCTGGCGGAACGGTGGCGATTCATGGTGACGGGTACGTATCTTCGATATGCCTTGGGAGACAAGTCGGACGATGTTCGCTGGACGGTGGGGCAGCGTTGGACACTGGCGACGAATTGGGCGTTGCGCCTGGAATATAGCCACCGGGACCACGACAACGACGTGCTGTTTTCCCTGCAATCGTTTTTTTGAAGCGGCCCGACGAGAACAGAATGTTTGAAGGAGCTAGTTGCCTGATCGAGTTGATTAATGGTGACGCATGCCTGAGTGCTGTTGAGCATGTGTCTCGGCTTGTCCGGTCGGTGATGTCTTGCGTCGTCGTTTCACGGCCCTAGGGAATCTACTGCGCCGTCTCCGCTTCTCGCGTTTTTATCCGAAGGCCATTTGACAAGATTCATGAGGTTACCTATACTCCGGCGTCGTAGAGCCCGGCCCTGCGTGGGATAAAGGGCGTGGGCAACTAACCGCTAACCTCGAAGAGGGAGGACTTATGAGGAAGTTTACCGTTCTGTGTTCTCTGAGCCTGATCACTGCTGCGTACCTCAGCCTCACCGGCTGCCAGATCGTAGCGTCCCCGATGGCGGGCGGAATCTACAACGAAACCAAGTACGGCGATGTGGCTACGACCCACAACACGGCCACGAAGGAAGGCAAGGCCTGCGGTCAGTCGATCCTCGGCTGGGTTGCCACGGGTGACGCGAGCGTCTCGGCGGCGAAAGCGGCCGGCGGCATCACCACGGTGGCTTCGGTCGATCACTCGGCGAAGAACATCCTCGGGATCATCGGCGAATGGTGCACGATCGTTAAGGGCAGCTGATCTCCCGGTTCTGTGTAATGGGAAAAGGGTCTTCGGGCCGATGGTCCGGAGACCCTTTTTCTTTCTTCGCCCAGTCCCTCCCGGCATGGTACGGTTAGTTCAGTATGTGGCTTGTTGCCTGCGCCGCCGGACTACTTCTCCTCCTCGGTTTCCCGCCGACGGGTCTGACCGCCGAATTCGGTGACATCGAGCTTTCCGCTTACGCGCTCGGCAGTTGGCCGCGGGATAACGGGATCTTCAACCAAGGTTCGACCGTCGACGTTTCGATCAAGCAGGGCTTCGGGGCCGGGCTGAAAGCGGGGCTGTTCCCGCAATTCACCAATCGTATCCTGGGGCTTGAACTCGATTCTTCCGGCCATGGCGGCGCCTTATCGTTTCCCAACCGGCCGAACAGTCAGGATCACGGCACGGGCCGCTCCAATCTCTTGGTCCTCAATACGATGTTCAATTTGATTCTCCGGTATCCTGGAGAGACGGTCCGGCCGTATGTGGGGATCGGCGCCGGCTGGTCTCACGGCACGTTGCTCAACCCCAATATCATCGGCCGCGCCGACAAGGATTTCGAAACCGCGCGGGCCCTGGGGCATCAATATGTGGGAGGGGTGCAAATCGCGGTTACCCCGAAAGTCTTTGTCTTCGGCGAATACCGGTACTTCTCGGCCAACTATCACTGGGATGGGTTAGCGGTGGACTTCCGTACGCACTATGGGTTGATCGGCGCCGGTCTTCGGTTCTGACAAACTGCATCCGGCCTGAGGCATGAGGGAGATGCCATGAGCTTTCTGGATTCCTTCTTTGTGTATCATCCCGCTCCGTGGGAAGATCGCGACTGGGCGAAGGTCAGCGGCGTTCCCATCGATGAGGTGTGGTTCCAGGCGGCGGATGGGACGAGGTTGTTCGGATGGTACGCCGAAGGGACGGCGACGAACGCAGTCTTACTCTGGTGCCATGGGAATGCCGGCAACATGATCCACCGTCTGGAGAATCTCCGCGCGCTGTACCAAGCGGGGCTATCCGTGTTCCTGTTCGACTACCGCGGATACGGTCGGAGCCAGGGACGGCCGACAGAGGATGGACTCTATGCGGACGCGGTCGGCGCGTATGACTACCTGACCCGAGGGCGCCGCATCAGGCCGGAGCGGCTGGTGATTTTCGGCCGTTCGCTCGGCGGCGCGGTAGCAGGAGAATTGGCGGTGCAGAAGCCGGCTATG
This portion of the Nitrospiraceae bacterium genome encodes:
- a CDS encoding DUF3015 domain-containing protein is translated as MKKLLMVVGALMFVSQAGLAMAANPDTGPGCGLGKLAWADFKNQKNIAPQVMMATTNGSFGSGTFGISSGTSGCTNDGQVWADQRTTMFALLNFENLTQEMAQGKGEHLASLATLMGIPEEHHQAFFSLTQERYTSLVQTGETSSVALVKALNDAVSQNPVLAQAVTR
- a CDS encoding DUF4105 domain-containing protein, translated to MHLFLTFLILLLSASVVWGEERVTPYQDRLIEEATARRLADQREWRLLLHYRDGWFGGIESEQDDPGFFLSPNGKRDPEAELAATLKQFFSEESVGRSKQPAQCAFIARYAWLSEQLQFDPAQLKPLSCERFNRWFAEFHAKSISLIFPAAFLNNPASMFGHTFLRIDQEGQTPQTRLLAYTINYAAEVEAGSDLLYPIRGIFGGYRGLFSTIPYYLKVQEYRDIENRDIWEYQLNFTETQVRRLLMHAWEMGNASFDYFFFKENCSYHLLALLDYADPSLHLTDHFVLWTVPADTVRLLSAQPGLVADRVYRPSRVTLIRRKRERLGDEEFGLVKQLVDDPAALKSETLTSLQPARQAFVLDVASDYLRYRSENDPDRSPLYRDRNRQILTARSGLRIPSEDIEIAPFARQPELGHATSRAAVGGGWRNNDTFEELTVRAGYHDLLDAEPGYTPDAQLELVSLTLRHYDRADQARIERATLANIMSLSPMDRLFHSPSWKLNIGLQTIRHGDCKLCSNGVASGGIGVATETHVVRREVYFAFAEVEANYSKAYEERHRVGGGASAGMYADLAERWRFMVTGTYLRYALGDKSDDVRWTVGQRWTLATNWALRLEYSHRDHDNDVLFSLQSFF
- a CDS encoding TRL-like family protein, whose product is MRKFTVLCSLSLITAAYLSLTGCQIVASPMAGGIYNETKYGDVATTHNTATKEGKACGQSILGWVATGDASVSAAKAAGGITTVASVDHSAKNILGIIGEWCTIVKGS
- a CDS encoding porin family protein translates to MWLVACAAGLLLLLGFPPTGLTAEFGDIELSAYALGSWPRDNGIFNQGSTVDVSIKQGFGAGLKAGLFPQFTNRILGLELDSSGHGGALSFPNRPNSQDHGTGRSNLLVLNTMFNLILRYPGETVRPYVGIGAGWSHGTLLNPNIIGRADKDFETARALGHQYVGGVQIAVTPKVFVFGEYRYFSANYHWDGLAVDFRTHYGLIGAGLRF
- a CDS encoding alpha/beta hydrolase, producing MSFLDSFFVYHPAPWEDRDWAKVSGVPIDEVWFQAADGTRLFGWYAEGTATNAVLLWCHGNAGNMIHRLENLRALYQAGLSVFLFDYRGYGRSQGRPTEDGLYADAVGAYDYLTRGRRIRPERLVIFGRSLGGAVAGELAVQKPAMGLVLESCFPSIETVARHFYMGLPVHWFLGAAFRLEDRLRRLSLPKLFIHGDRDDVIPIELGQRVFAAAKPPKEFYVVRGADHNNVPSVGGQPYYERFTGFCTSALRQ